One window of the Fusobacterium animalis 7_1 genome contains the following:
- the plsX gene encoding phosphate acyltransferase PlsX: protein MKIALDAMSGDFAPISTVKGAIEALQEIEGLEIILVGKEGIIKEELKKYKYDTKRIEIKNADEVIEMTDDPVKAVREKKNSSMNVCIDLVKEKIAQASVSCGNTGALLASSQLKLKRIKGVLRPAIAVLFPNKKEQGTLFLDLGANSDSKPEFLNQFATMGSKYMEIFSGKKNPKVALLNIGEEETKGNELTRETYALLKENKDIDFYGNIESTKIMDGEVDVVVTDGYTGNVLLKTSEGVGKFIFHIVKEAIMESWISKLGALLIKGAMKKVKKKTEASEYGGAIFLGLSELSLKAHGNSNSRAIKNALKVASKFIELNFIEELRKTMEVE, encoded by the coding sequence ATGAAAATAGCCTTAGATGCTATGAGTGGAGATTTTGCTCCAATATCAACTGTGAAAGGTGCTATTGAAGCTTTACAAGAAATTGAGGGACTAGAAATAATTTTAGTTGGAAAGGAAGGTATCATAAAGGAAGAATTAAAAAAATATAAGTATGATACAAAAAGAATTGAAATAAAAAATGCAGATGAAGTTATAGAGATGACAGATGACCCTGTGAAAGCAGTAAGAGAGAAAAAAAATTCATCTATGAATGTCTGTATAGATTTAGTGAAAGAGAAAATAGCTCAAGCCTCTGTTTCTTGTGGAAACACAGGTGCTCTTTTAGCAAGCAGTCAGTTAAAATTAAAAAGGATAAAAGGAGTTTTAAGACCAGCAATAGCTGTTTTATTTCCTAATAAAAAAGAACAAGGAACTTTATTTTTAGACCTAGGAGCTAACTCAGATTCTAAACCAGAATTTTTAAATCAGTTTGCTACAATGGGTTCAAAATATATGGAAATATTTTCAGGTAAAAAAAATCCAAAAGTTGCACTTTTAAATATTGGTGAGGAAGAAACAAAGGGTAATGAGCTTACAAGAGAAACATATGCCTTATTAAAAGAAAACAAAGATATAGATTTTTATGGAAATATTGAAAGTACAAAGATTATGGATGGGGAGGTTGATGTTGTTGTAACTGACGGTTACACAGGAAATGTACTACTTAAAACATCAGAAGGAGTAGGTAAGTTTATATTCCATATTGTTAAAGAAGCCATAATGGAAAGTTGGATTTCAAAGTTAGGAGCTCTTTTAATTAAAGGAGCTATGAAAAAAGTTAAAAAGAAAACAGAAGCATCTGAATATGGAGGAGCAATATTTTTAGGATTGAGTGAACTTTCATTAAAGGCACATGGGAACTCTAACAGTAGAGCTATAAAAAATGCCTTAAAAGTGGCTAGTAAATTTATAGAATTAAATTTTATTGAAGAACTTAGAAAGACTATGGAGGTAGAGTAA
- a CDS encoding ABC transporter ATP-binding protein/permease, whose amino-acid sequence MIDKRLYNFSGNIKKYISITTFLSCVKLIANIFFYFIFAFLLVSLINKDFSFSYGYIIISILIIVFIRQFSTIKISHMLGNLVVDVKRNLRKIIFEKTLKLGLAYSQLFKTQELIHLSIDNVEQLEVYFGGFLTQFYYCIVSSFILFFSIAYFNLKIAFILLGFSLAIPLSLYIILNKVKKIQKKYFAKYMNVGTLFLDSLQGLTTLKIYGTDEKREEEIAKMSEEFRIETMKVLKMQLLSIAVINWIIYAGTILAIVTSVKLFLNESLGLFPMLFIFMLAPEFFIPMRTLTSLFHVAMTGVSAAENIISFIDSPERNNNGNKEFKNENEIKVSKLNFSYPDGTQSLKDIDMSFKKGNLTAVVGHSGCGKSTLVSVLSGELKSKENEIFVDNVDIQNIKIEDKIKNIFKITHDSHIFSGTVRENLSMANENLSDETMIEVLKKVKLWGVLSLDTILESQGKNLSGGQAQRVALARALLYDASVYIFDEATSNIDIESEEIILNIIYSLSKEKTVIYISHRLPAIKNADCIYVMDKGKVIESGKHIKLCAKKGLYYEMYKHQEELETYLTKRGENNEKSVNF is encoded by the coding sequence ATGATTGATAAGAGATTATATAATTTTTCAGGAAACATAAAAAAATATATATCAATAACAACTTTTTTATCCTGTGTAAAACTTATTGCAAATATATTTTTTTATTTTATCTTTGCTTTTTTATTAGTAAGTTTAATCAATAAAGATTTTTCATTTTCTTATGGATACATAATTATTTCAATATTGATTATAGTTTTTATAAGACAATTTTCAACTATTAAAATTTCTCATATGCTAGGAAATTTAGTTGTTGATGTAAAAAGAAATTTAAGAAAAATTATATTTGAAAAAACTTTAAAACTTGGTTTAGCTTACTCACAACTTTTTAAAACACAGGAGCTGATACATTTATCAATTGATAATGTGGAACAACTTGAAGTTTATTTTGGAGGCTTCTTAACTCAATTTTATTATTGTATTGTTTCTAGTTTTATTTTATTTTTCTCAATAGCATATTTTAATTTAAAAATTGCCTTTATTTTACTTGGATTTTCTTTGGCTATCCCTCTATCACTATATATTATTTTAAATAAGGTTAAAAAGATTCAAAAAAAATATTTTGCAAAATATATGAATGTAGGAACTTTATTTTTAGATAGTTTACAAGGTTTAACAACTCTTAAAATATATGGGACAGATGAAAAAAGAGAAGAAGAAATAGCTAAGATGTCAGAGGAATTTAGAATTGAAACTATGAAAGTTTTAAAAATGCAACTTCTGTCTATTGCAGTGATTAACTGGATTATCTATGCTGGTACTATACTTGCAATAGTAACTTCTGTTAAATTATTTTTAAATGAAAGTTTAGGTTTGTTTCCAATGTTATTTATCTTTATGCTTGCACCTGAGTTTTTTATTCCAATGAGAACATTGACTTCACTTTTCCATGTTGCTATGACTGGTGTTTCAGCAGCAGAAAATATTATCTCTTTTATTGATTCACCTGAAAGAAATAATAATGGAAATAAAGAATTTAAAAACGAAAATGAAATTAAAGTTTCTAAGTTAAATTTCTCATATCCAGATGGTACTCAATCTTTAAAAGATATAGATATGTCTTTTAAAAAGGGAAATCTAACAGCTGTTGTAGGACATTCTGGTTGTGGAAAATCTACATTAGTTTCTGTTTTATCTGGGGAATTAAAATCTAAGGAAAATGAAATCTTTGTTGATAATGTTGATATACAAAATATAAAGATAGAAGATAAGATTAAAAATATTTTTAAAATTACTCATGATTCACATATATTTTCTGGAACAGTTAGAGAAAATTTATCTATGGCTAATGAAAATTTAAGTGATGAAACTATGATAGAAGTTCTTAAAAAAGTTAAACTATGGGGAGTTTTATCTCTTGACACTATTTTAGAAAGTCAAGGAAAAAATCTATCTGGTGGACAGGCACAAAGGGTAGCACTTGCAAGAGCATTATTGTATGATGCCTCTGTTTATATATTTGATGAAGCAACTTCAAACATAGATATTGAATCTGAAGAAATTATTTTAAATATCATTTATTCTTTATCTAAAGAAAAAACTGTTATCTATATTAGTCATAGACTACCAGCTATTAAAAATGCTGATTGTATCTATGTTATGGATAAGGGAAAAGTTATTGAAAGTGGAAAACATATAAAACTATGTGCTAAAAAAGGTTTATATTATGAAATGTATAAACATCAAGAAGAATTGGAAACTTATCTAACAAAGAGAGGTGAAAATAATGAAAAATCGGTCAACTTTTAA
- a CDS encoding amino acid ABC transporter ATP-binding/permease protein, whose product MKNRSTFNIVSNLLKLLDSLWKFMTIAVSTGVIGFIFSFCITLFGAYAFLSIIPATKDSLKYVFGGGYSTQTYFYAMIFCGFFRAILHYLEQFANHYIAFHILAEIRVKLFKIMRKLAPAKMENKNQGNLISMITSDIELLEVFYAHTISPVLIAFFTSIFLFLYFFQLNYIYALYMLFAQFIVGIVVPYIAHKRSAKSGIEVRSKLGKLNDEFLDKLKGIREIIQYSQGKKILKKIDEITSSLGENQKDLRNKASEVQMMVDSAIIILSIAQLLLSLFLISKGLVSIEATILAAVLQVGSFAPYINLAALGNILAQTFASGERVLNLMDEKPAVSDNVSIVNDDITENDDILIDNISYSYENTDNKILKDFSLKIKKGQLTGIMGPSGCGKSTLLKLIMRFWDVDSGKIVLDRKDVKATPLKNLYQKFNYMTQSTSLFIGNIRDNLLVAKADATDEEIYTALKKASFYDYVMSLPDKLDSVVEEGGKNFSGGERQRIGLARAFLANREFFLLDEPTSNLDILNEAIILKSLADEAKDKTVILVSHRESTLSICNNIFKI is encoded by the coding sequence ATGAAAAATCGGTCAACTTTTAATATAGTATCTAACTTATTAAAACTTTTAGACTCTCTTTGGAAATTTATGACTATTGCTGTGTCAACAGGTGTAATTGGATTTATATTTTCTTTTTGTATAACTCTTTTTGGAGCTTATGCCTTTTTAAGTATTATCCCTGCCACAAAAGATAGTCTTAAATATGTTTTTGGTGGAGGATATTCAACTCAAACATATTTTTATGCAATGATATTCTGTGGATTTTTTAGAGCTATTTTACATTACTTAGAGCAATTTGCAAACCATTATATAGCTTTTCATATTTTGGCAGAAATAAGAGTTAAGCTATTTAAAATTATGAGAAAACTTGCTCCTGCTAAAATGGAAAATAAAAATCAAGGGAATTTAATTTCTATGATAACATCAGATATTGAGCTTTTAGAAGTTTTCTATGCTCATACTATTTCACCTGTTTTAATTGCATTTTTTACAAGTATTTTCTTGTTCTTGTATTTCTTTCAATTAAATTATATCTATGCACTATATATGTTGTTTGCACAATTTATTGTAGGTATAGTTGTCCCTTATATAGCACATAAAAGGTCAGCAAAATCTGGTATAGAAGTTAGAAGTAAATTAGGAAAATTAAATGATGAATTTTTAGATAAATTAAAAGGAATAAGAGAAATTATACAATATTCACAAGGTAAAAAAATATTGAAGAAAATTGATGAAATAACTTCATCTTTGGGAGAAAATCAAAAAGATTTAAGAAATAAAGCATCAGAAGTTCAAATGATGGTTGATTCTGCTATAATAATACTTTCTATTGCTCAGTTGCTTTTAAGCCTTTTCTTAATTTCAAAAGGCTTAGTAAGTATTGAAGCTACTATCTTAGCAGCAGTTTTACAAGTCGGAAGCTTCGCCCCTTATATTAATCTAGCTGCTCTTGGAAATATACTTGCTCAAACTTTTGCATCTGGAGAAAGAGTTTTAAATCTAATGGATGAAAAGCCAGCAGTGAGTGATAATGTTTCTATTGTAAATGATGATATTACAGAAAATGATGATATCCTTATAGATAATATTTCTTATTCTTATGAAAATACTGATAATAAAATTTTAAAAGATTTTTCTTTAAAAATAAAAAAAGGACAATTAACTGGAATTATGGGTCCAAGTGGTTGTGGAAAATCTACTCTTTTAAAATTAATTATGAGGTTCTGGGATGTAGATTCAGGTAAAATTGTTTTAGATAGAAAGGATGTAAAGGCTACTCCTTTAAAAAATCTATATCAAAAATTTAACTATATGACACAATCTACTAGCTTATTTATTGGAAATATAAGAGATAATTTATTGGTTGCAAAAGCTGATGCCACTGATGAAGAAATCTATACTGCATTAAAAAAAGCTTCATTTTATGACTATGTTATGTCTTTACCAGATAAGTTAGATAGTGTAGTTGAAGAAGGTGGAAAGAATTTTTCTGGTGGAGAAAGACAAAGAATTGGACTTGCTAGAGCTTTCCTTGCTAATAGAGAATTTTTCTTATTAGATGAACCAACTTCTAATTTGGATATATTAAATGAAGCTATAATTTTAAAATCATTGGCTGATGAAGCAAAGGATAAAACTGTTATTTTGGTATCACATAGAGAGTCCACACTTTCTATATGTAACAACATATTTAAAATTTGA
- a CDS encoding flavodoxin family protein gives MKTLIIYSSQTGNTKMVCEKAFEYINGEKVIIPIKEKDSVNLDEFDNIVIGTWIDKANANAEARKFINTLSNKKIYFIGSLAASLTSEHAKKCFNNLIKLCSKKNNFIDGVLTRGKVSKDLQEKFTKFPLNIIHKFVPNMKEIILEADSHPNETDFLLVKDFIDKNFNS, from the coding sequence ATGAAAACTTTAATAATTTATTCATCACAAACTGGAAATACAAAAATGGTATGTGAAAAAGCATTTGAATATATAAATGGAGAAAAAGTGATTATTCCTATTAAGGAAAAAGATAGTGTAAACTTAGATGAATTTGATAACATTGTTATAGGAACTTGGATAGATAAAGCTAATGCTAATGCAGAAGCTAGAAAATTTATTAACACCCTATCTAACAAAAAAATATATTTTATAGGAAGTTTGGCAGCTTCTTTGACATCTGAACATGCTAAAAAATGTTTTAATAATCTTATAAAACTTTGCTCTAAAAAGAATAATTTTATTGATGGAGTATTAACAAGAGGGAAAGTTTCAAAAGATTTACAAGAAAAATTTACTAAATTTCCTTTAAATATTATCCATAAATTTGTCCCTAATATGAAAGAAATAATTTTAGAAGCTGACTCACACCCTAATGAAACTGATTTTTTGTTAGTCAAAGATTTTATTGACAAAAATTTCAATTCTTGA
- a CDS encoding TetR/AcrR family transcriptional regulator: protein MARKCAYTKEMILEAAIKLFKKEGSDAITAKNIAKELGCSVAPIYSVYLSLDDLKKDLAFEIEKSILEEKNIHPLLSKMLAKLEVNDTDEQLLSKLEEFKKNILKKDSKMNIFSQFSEFISLIYQTKKTKFSKLKILEIIAKHKKYITEFKNNKSE from the coding sequence ATGGCTAGGAAATGTGCTTACACTAAGGAAATGATACTAGAAGCTGCTATAAAACTCTTTAAGAAAGAAGGTTCTGATGCTATAACTGCAAAAAACATTGCAAAAGAACTTGGTTGTTCAGTAGCACCTATATATTCTGTTTATTTAAGTTTAGATGACTTGAAAAAGGATTTAGCTTTTGAAATTGAAAAAAGTATACTTGAAGAAAAAAATATTCACCCTTTACTTTCAAAAATGCTTGCTAAATTAGAAGTAAATGACACTGATGAGCAACTTTTATCTAAGTTAGAAGAATTTAAAAAAAATATATTAAAAAAAGATAGTAAAATGAATATTTTTTCTCAATTTTCAGAGTTTATATCTTTAATTTACCAAACAAAAAAAACTAAATTTTCAAAATTAAAAATTCTTGAAATCATTGCAAAACATAAGAAATATATAACAGAATTTAAAAATAATAAGAGTGAATAG
- a CDS encoding putative manganese-dependent inorganic diphosphatase has product MEEILVFGHKSPDTDSICSSIAMANLRKKQGFNIIPCRLGELNKETKFVLDKVGIKAPKLLKTVSAQITDLNYVEKSTVSTEDSIKEALDLMTKENFSSLPVIDKDGYFKTMLSISDIANTYLEIDYSDLFSKYSTTYENLKEALDGEVISGIYPKGEITSNLKEVSELESMKKGDIIITTSLTDGIDKSIQAGAKVVIVCCKKEDFISPRVTSECAIMLVRHSFVKSISLISQCISVGGILNTEKVLFNFNKEDFLNEIRGIMKDASQTNFPVLEDDGKVYGTIRTKHLIDFHRKKVIMVDHNEFSQSVEGIQDAQILEVVDHHKFANFQTNEATKIRTEPVGCASTIVYGLYKEAKIEPDEKTALLMLSAILSDTLLFKSPTCTPRDIEVAKDLAKLAKIKSIEKYGMEMLVAGTSMSMENMKEIINQDKKVFPVGDMEIAVAQVNTVQIQELADRKAEIKKEVEHEIGKYGYSLFIFVVTDIINSNSLLFVYGKEIELVQNAFKKDVIDNEVLLENVVSRKKQIIPFLMTAAQNM; this is encoded by the coding sequence ATGGAAGAAATATTAGTTTTTGGACATAAAAGTCCAGATACAGATAGTATATGTTCAAGCATAGCAATGGCTAATCTAAGAAAAAAACAAGGTTTTAATATAATACCCTGTCGTTTAGGTGAACTTAATAAAGAAACAAAATTTGTTTTAGATAAAGTAGGAATAAAAGCACCTAAATTATTAAAAACTGTAAGTGCACAGATAACAGACTTAAACTATGTAGAAAAAAGTACAGTATCAACAGAAGATTCTATAAAGGAAGCATTAGATTTAATGACAAAAGAAAATTTTTCAAGTTTGCCAGTTATAGATAAAGATGGATATTTTAAAACAATGTTGAGTATATCAGATATTGCTAACACTTACTTGGAGATAGATTATTCAGATTTGTTTAGTAAATATAGTACAACTTATGAAAATTTAAAAGAAGCCTTAGATGGAGAAGTTATAAGTGGTATCTATCCAAAAGGAGAAATAACATCTAATTTAAAGGAAGTTTCAGAGTTAGAAAGTATGAAGAAAGGGGATATTATTATAACTACTTCTCTAACTGATGGTATAGATAAATCTATTCAAGCAGGGGCAAAGGTTGTAATAGTATGTTGTAAAAAAGAAGACTTCATAAGTCCTCGTGTAACATCAGAATGTGCAATTATGTTAGTTAGACATTCTTTTGTTAAATCTATATCATTAATAAGTCAATGTATTTCAGTTGGAGGAATTTTAAATACTGAGAAAGTTCTTTTCAATTTTAATAAAGAAGATTTTTTAAATGAAATTAGAGGGATAATGAAAGATGCAAGCCAAACTAATTTTCCAGTTTTAGAAGATGATGGAAAAGTTTATGGTACTATAAGAACAAAACATCTTATAGATTTTCATAGAAAAAAAGTTATTATGGTGGATCATAATGAGTTTTCTCAATCAGTTGAAGGAATACAAGATGCACAAATACTTGAGGTTGTAGATCATCATAAATTTGCAAATTTTCAAACAAATGAAGCTACAAAAATTCGTACAGAGCCTGTTGGTTGTGCTTCTACCATAGTGTATGGACTGTATAAAGAAGCTAAAATTGAACCAGATGAAAAGACTGCACTTCTTATGTTAAGTGCTATACTTTCAGATACTTTACTTTTTAAATCTCCTACTTGTACTCCAAGAGATATTGAAGTGGCTAAGGATTTAGCAAAACTTGCTAAAATTAAAAGTATAGAAAAATATGGAATGGAAATGTTAGTTGCAGGAACTTCAATGTCTATGGAAAATATGAAAGAAATTATAAATCAAGATAAAAAAGTTTTTCCTGTTGGAGATATGGAAATAGCAGTTGCACAAGTAAATACAGTGCAAATTCAAGAATTGGCTGATAGAAAAGCAGAAATTAAAAAAGAGGTAGAACATGAAATAGGAAAATATGGCTATTCATTATTTATCTTTGTTGTAACAGATATTATAAATTCTAATTCATTACTATTTGTCTATGGAAAAGAAATAGAATTAGTTCAAAATGCCTTTAAGAAAGATGTTATTGATAACGAGGTTTTACTTGAAAATGTTGTGTCAAGAAAGAAACAAATAATACCTTTCTTAATGACAGCAGCACAAAATATGTAA
- a CDS encoding FxLYD domain-containing protein, with translation MKKIIFMIGLSLSLVACGVVSATGSVVGGTIKAVGSVTGAVIKTTGKIIGSVIGGSDSEVKVKDTKYKFSGVELEIDQYSAVVTGKLSHNGSTKKNLRLSIPCFDKDGNRVGDAIATIDELEKGKKWEFRAVLNEPNVASCKIKDAYITVE, from the coding sequence ATGAAAAAAATTATTTTTATGATAGGTTTAAGTTTATCTCTTGTGGCTTGTGGTGTTGTAAGTGCAACTGGAAGTGTTGTTGGAGGTACAATAAAAGCTGTTGGCTCTGTTACAGGTGCTGTTATAAAGACAACTGGTAAAATAATTGGAAGTGTAATTGGTGGAAGTGATAGCGAAGTTAAAGTTAAAGATACAAAATATAAATTTTCTGGTGTAGAATTAGAAATTGACCAATACTCTGCTGTTGTAACTGGAAAATTATCTCATAATGGAAGTACAAAGAAAAATCTTCGTCTTTCTATTCCTTGTTTTGATAAAGATGGAAATAGAGTTGGAGATGCTATTGCTACTATTGATGAACTTGAAAAAGGTAAAAAGTGGGAATTTAGAGCTGTGTTAAATGAACCTAATGTAGCTTCTTGTAAAATTAAAGATGCCTATATCACTGTGGAATAA
- a CDS encoding peptidase U32 family protein — protein MKKAELLAPAGNMEKFKMALHYGADAVFLGGKMFNLRAGSNNFSDEELEEAVIYAHERGKRVYVTLNIIPHNDELETLPEYVKFLEKVGVDGVIVADLGVFQVVKENSNLNISISTQASNTNWCSVKMWKDMGAKRVVLAREISLENIKEIREKVPDVELEVFVHGAMCMAISGRCLLSNYMTGRDANRGDCAQACRWKYSLVEETRPGENMPVYEDEHGTYIFNSKDLCTIEMIDKILDIGVDSLKIEGRMKGIYYVSNCVKVYKDALNSYYSGNYEYNPEWRTELESISNRSYTEGFYHGKAGVESLNYNNRNSYSQTHKLVAKIEKKLNDNEYLVAIRNKLFVGQEVQIVSPEIKVRDFKMPEMILLDKMGRETESVESANPNSFVKIKTDIPMNELDMLRIVL, from the coding sequence TTGAAAAAGGCAGAATTACTAGCACCTGCTGGCAATATGGAAAAATTTAAGATGGCATTACATTATGGAGCAGATGCTGTATTTTTAGGTGGAAAGATGTTTAATTTAAGAGCAGGGAGTAACAACTTTTCTGATGAAGAATTAGAAGAGGCTGTTATTTATGCTCACGAAAGAGGGAAAAGAGTTTATGTAACTTTAAATATAATTCCACATAATGATGAATTAGAAACTTTACCTGAATATGTAAAGTTTTTAGAAAAAGTGGGAGTAGATGGGGTTATTGTTGCTGACTTAGGGGTATTTCAAGTTGTAAAAGAAAACTCTAATCTGAATATTAGTATAAGTACACAAGCAAGTAACACAAATTGGTGTTCAGTCAAGATGTGGAAAGATATGGGAGCAAAAAGAGTTGTTCTTGCAAGAGAAATTTCTTTGGAAAATATAAAAGAAATTAGAGAGAAAGTTCCTGATGTAGAATTAGAAGTTTTTGTACATGGAGCTATGTGTATGGCAATCTCTGGAAGATGTTTGCTTAGTAACTATATGACAGGTAGAGATGCAAACAGAGGAGATTGTGCCCAAGCATGTAGGTGGAAATATTCTTTGGTTGAAGAAACAAGACCAGGTGAAAATATGCCAGTTTATGAAGATGAACATGGAACATATATCTTTAATTCAAAAGATTTATGTACTATTGAGATGATAGATAAAATTTTAGATATAGGGGTAGATTCACTTAAAATTGAGGGCAGAATGAAAGGAATTTATTATGTCTCTAACTGTGTAAAAGTGTATAAGGATGCGTTAAATTCCTATTACAGTGGGAACTATGAATATAATCCTGAATGGAGAACTGAGCTTGAATCTATTTCAAATAGGTCATATACAGAAGGTTTTTATCATGGGAAGGCAGGAGTTGAATCTTTAAATTATAATAATAGAAATTCTTACAGTCAAACTCATAAATTAGTTGCTAAAATAGAGAAAAAATTAAATGATAATGAATATTTAGTAGCAATTAGAAATAAATTGTTTGTTGGGCAAGAAGTTCAAATTGTTAGTCCAGAAATAAAAGTTAGAGATTTTAAGATGCCTGAAATGATTTTATTAGATAAAATGGGCAGAGAAACTGAAAGTGTTGAATCTGCAAATCCAAATTCATTTGTAAAGATAAAAACAGATATACCTATGAATGAACTTGATATGCTAAGAATTGTTTTATAA
- the dnaB gene encoding replicative DNA helicase — MEFENLKKIPHSLEAERALIGGIFYNQDLFDEIRDIVKAEDFYKVEHSVIYEAIEKVYSENKGIDGILIEEEIKKSSSKNKEEILQVLSDILDEITSSYNLLEYANLIKEKAMLRRLGNVGVEITQLAYNDVRVAEEIIDEAEGMVLNLSKNILKNSIVDMKTAGVEEIMRMERVSENRGKTLGIPTGFIDLDRMTSGLNNSDLIILAARPAMGKTAFALNVALNAGKEKKNVLVFSLEMPVQQLYQRLLSIESGISQNKLKNAYLEDQDWEKLTIATGILSNSNIFVADLPHTNVLEIRSYARKMKSQNKLDLIIIDYLQLINGTGRGGSEFNRQQEISDISRALKGLARELDVPVIALSQLSRAVESRVDKRPMLSDLRESGAIEQDADIVAFLYREEYYIPDTENKGITELIIGKHRNGATGTVKLNFLSEFTKFTNYTDQVK; from the coding sequence ATGGAATTTGAAAATTTGAAAAAAATTCCTCATAGTTTAGAAGCTGAAAGAGCCTTAATAGGAGGGATTTTCTATAATCAAGATTTATTTGATGAAATTAGAGATATAGTAAAAGCAGAAGATTTCTATAAGGTTGAACATTCAGTTATTTATGAAGCAATAGAAAAAGTCTATTCAGAAAATAAGGGAATAGATGGAATTTTAATAGAGGAAGAAATAAAAAAAAGTAGTTCAAAAAATAAAGAGGAAATATTACAAGTTTTGAGTGATATTTTGGATGAAATTACAAGTTCATATAACCTTTTAGAATATGCAAATCTAATAAAAGAAAAAGCTATGTTAAGACGACTTGGAAATGTAGGAGTAGAAATAACTCAACTTGCATATAATGATGTCAGAGTGGCAGAAGAAATTATAGATGAAGCAGAAGGAATGGTTTTAAATTTATCAAAAAATATTTTAAAAAATAGTATAGTTGATATGAAAACTGCTGGTGTTGAAGAAATAATGAGAATGGAAAGGGTCAGTGAAAATAGGGGTAAGACTTTGGGCATTCCAACAGGTTTCATTGATTTAGATAGAATGACAAGTGGACTTAACAATTCTGATTTAATAATTTTAGCAGCAAGACCAGCTATGGGAAAGACTGCTTTTGCTTTAAATGTGGCTTTAAATGCAGGAAAAGAAAAAAAGAATGTATTAGTATTTAGTCTTGAAATGCCAGTTCAACAATTATATCAAAGACTTTTGTCAATTGAATCAGGTATTTCACAAAATAAATTAAAAAATGCTTATCTTGAAGATCAAGATTGGGAAAAGTTGACAATAGCAACAGGAATTTTATCTAATTCAAATATATTTGTTGCCGATTTACCTCATACAAATGTTTTAGAAATTAGATCCTATGCTAGAAAAATGAAAAGTCAAAATAAATTAGATTTAATTATAATAGATTATTTGCAATTAATAAATGGTACTGGTAGAGGTGGCTCTGAATTTAATAGGCAACAAGAAATTTCAGATATATCAAGAGCATTAAAAGGACTTGCTAGAGAATTAGATGTGCCAGTTATTGCACTTTCTCAATTATCAAGAGCTGTTGAAAGTAGAGTTGATAAAAGACCTATGCTTTCAGATTTAAGAGAATCAGGGGCAATAGAACAAGATGCTGACATAGTCGCTTTTCTTTATAGAGAAGAATACTATATACCAGACACAGAAAATAAAGGAATTACAGAATTAATTATAGGAAAACATAGAAATGGAGCTACTGGAACAGTAAAGCTAAATTTCCTAAGTGAATTTACAAAATTTACAAATTATACAGATCAGGTTAAATAA
- the rplI gene encoding 50S ribosomal protein L9: MAKIQVILLEDVAGQGRKGEIVTVSDGYARNFLFNNKKGVLATPEELQKIENRKKKEAKKQEEERNKSLELKKLLESKVLNIQVKAGENGKLFGAITSKEIASQIKDELGLDIDKKKIEANIKNLGPDEVHIKLFTDVKAIIKVNVIAK, from the coding sequence ATGGCAAAAATACAAGTAATACTTTTAGAAGATGTGGCAGGACAAGGAAGAAAAGGAGAGATAGTAACAGTGTCTGATGGATATGCTCGTAATTTTCTTTTTAATAATAAAAAAGGAGTTTTAGCAACTCCTGAAGAATTACAAAAAATAGAAAATAGAAAGAAAAAAGAAGCTAAAAAGCAAGAAGAAGAAAGAAATAAATCTTTGGAATTAAAAAAACTATTAGAAAGTAAAGTTTTAAATATTCAAGTTAAAGCAGGAGAAAATGGAAAATTATTTGGAGCTATTACAAGTAAGGAAATAGCAAGTCAAATAAAAGATGAGTTAGGTTTAGATATAGATAAAAAGAAGATTGAAGCAAATATCAAAAATCTAGGACCTGATGAAGTTCATATTAAATTATTCACTGATGTTAAAGCAATTATAAAAGTAAATGTAATTGCTAAATAG